One uncultured Gellertiella sp. genomic window carries:
- a CDS encoding TRAP transporter small permease subunit, with translation MKSILKLSAAIDAVSQTMGWIAEYMVLACALLSAGNAISRYLFNISSNAMLEIQWYLFAFVVLMGASHTLRRNEHVRVDLIYGSVSDRARLYIDAFGLVLFLIPACLYLAWICWPFFALSLAQGEMSQNAGGLIRWPVKLVLVAGFVLLALQGLSELIKRIAALTGQMQIDTTYEKPLQ, from the coding sequence ATGAAAAGCATTCTCAAGCTGAGTGCGGCGATTGATGCCGTCAGCCAGACCATGGGATGGATTGCCGAATATATGGTGCTCGCCTGTGCACTGCTGTCGGCGGGCAATGCGATCTCCCGTTATCTGTTCAACATCAGCTCCAATGCGATGCTGGAGATCCAGTGGTACCTGTTTGCCTTCGTGGTGCTGATGGGGGCCTCCCATACCCTGCGGCGCAACGAGCATGTGCGGGTCGATCTGATCTATGGCAGCGTCTCGGACCGGGCGCGGCTTTATATCGATGCCTTCGGGCTGGTGCTGTTCCTCATTCCCGCCTGTCTCTATCTCGCCTGGATCTGCTGGCCGTTCTTTGCGCTGTCTCTTGCGCAGGGCGAAATGTCGCAAAATGCCGGCGGGCTGATCCGCTGGCCGGTGAAGCTGGTGCTTGTCGCCGGTTTCGTGCTGCTGGCGCTGCAGGGCCTGTCGGAACTAATCAAGCGCATCGCCGCCCTGACCGGGCAGATGCAGATCGACACGACCTACGAAAAACCCCTGCAGTAA
- a CDS encoding TRAP transporter large permease subunit, with product MFDYGILPPLMFVGMVLFMLYGFPVAFSLSAVGLFFGLVGVATGHFDLVFLHSLPFRFFGIISNDLLLAIPFFTLMGAILERCGLAEDLLEGTGKLFGSIPGGLAYAVIVVGAILGAITGTVAASVITMGVISLPVMLRYGYNTRLATGVIAASGTITQVIPPSLVLVVLADQLGKSVGDMYLGAIGPSILQVAIFILYILVLSVMRPHLMPPLPLEARGKLDARLVFRVLAGMIPSIVLIFLVLGTIFIGLATPTEAGALGVVGAMLLAALHGRLTWPLVKQAMQSTMHITSMVVFILIGSTCFSLVFQGMNGSLWIEHMLSGLPGGPIGFLIFVNLFVFVLAFFLDFFEIAFIIIPMLAPVAHNLGIDLVWFGVLLCVNMQTSFMHPPFGFALFYLRSIAPKEVKTSDIYMGALPWVGMQLILVAIVIFWPSSVTYWLDNTPKVDPNSIKIEIPAFGENDKGKSQGLTGLPSLGLPSLNGLPGAPVIGKPAGAPKPAIDLSQPPKT from the coding sequence ATGTTCGACTACGGTATTCTGCCGCCGCTGATGTTTGTCGGCATGGTTCTGTTCATGCTCTACGGTTTTCCGGTTGCCTTCTCGCTCTCCGCCGTCGGCCTGTTTTTCGGGCTGGTGGGCGTGGCGACCGGCCATTTCGACCTGGTCTTCCTGCATTCCCTGCCCTTCCGCTTCTTCGGCATCATTTCCAACGACCTGCTGCTGGCCATTCCCTTCTTCACCCTGATGGGGGCGATCCTCGAGCGCTGCGGGCTGGCCGAAGACCTGCTGGAGGGGACCGGAAAACTGTTCGGCTCGATCCCCGGCGGGCTTGCCTATGCGGTGATCGTGGTGGGTGCCATCCTCGGCGCCATTACCGGCACGGTGGCGGCCTCGGTGATCACCATGGGGGTGATCTCGCTGCCGGTGATGCTGCGCTATGGCTATAACACAAGGCTTGCCACCGGCGTCATCGCCGCCTCCGGCACCATCACCCAGGTGATCCCGCCCTCGCTGGTGCTGGTGGTGCTTGCCGACCAGCTCGGCAAGTCGGTCGGCGACATGTATCTCGGTGCCATCGGCCCGTCGATCCTGCAGGTGGCGATCTTCATTCTCTACATCCTGGTCCTGTCGGTCATGCGACCGCATCTGATGCCGCCGCTGCCGCTGGAGGCGCGTGGCAAGCTCGATGCCAGACTGGTGTTTCGGGTGCTGGCCGGGATGATCCCGTCGATCGTGCTGATCTTCCTGGTGCTCGGTACCATCTTCATCGGCCTTGCGACGCCGACGGAGGCGGGCGCGCTCGGCGTGGTTGGTGCCATGCTGCTCGCCGCCCTGCATGGCAGACTCACCTGGCCGCTGGTCAAGCAGGCCATGCAGTCGACCATGCATATCACGTCGATGGTGGTGTTCATCCTGATCGGCTCGACCTGCTTCAGCCTGGTCTTTCAGGGCATGAACGGCTCGCTGTGGATCGAGCACATGCTGAGCGGACTGCCGGGCGGCCCCATCGGCTTCCTGATCTTCGTCAACCTCTTCGTCTTCGTGCTCGCCTTCTTCCTCGATTTCTTCGAGATCGCCTTCATCATCATCCCGATGCTGGCCCCCGTCGCGCACAATCTCGGCATCGATCTGGTGTGGTTCGGGGTGCTGCTCTGCGTCAACATGCAGACGAGCTTCATGCATCCGCCCTTCGGCTTTGCGCTCTTCTACCTGCGCAGCATCGCACCGAAGGAGGTCAAGACCTCGGATATCTACATGGGGGCCCTGCCATGGGTCGGCATGCAGCTGATCCTGGTCGCCATCGTCATCTTCTGGCCCTCCTCGGTCACCTACTGGCTGGACAACACACCGAAAGTCGATCCGAATTCGATCAAGATCGAGATCCCCGCCTTCGGCGAGAATGACAAGGGCAAATCGCAGGGCCTGACGGGATTGCCAAGCCTCGGCCTGCCATCGCTGAACGGCCTGCCCGGTGCCCCGGTGATCGGCAAGCCTGCGGGCGCTCCGAAACCCGCCATCGACCTCAGCCAGCCGCCGAAGACCTGA
- a CDS encoding TRAP transporter substrate-binding protein, translating to MDRRSFIRNAGAAGAGAVAASALAAPAIAEENPKISWRMTSSFPKSLDTIFGGAEDIAKHVSDATGGNFTIQVFAAGEIVPGLQAIDAVTANTVEMAHTANYYYWGKDPSYALATAIPFGLNARLQNAWFYQGNGNSLMNEFFATQGLYGLPAGNTGAQMGGWFRKEINTVDDLKGLKMRIGGMAGKIMQKMGVVPQQIAGGDIYPALEKGAIDACEWVGPYDDQKLGFQKVAKYYYYPGWWEGGPVLHAMVNLDKWNSLPKQYQAVLTDACAYANTNMLARYDMKNPAALKQLVADGAMLRPFSQEILEACYAASLETYAEISAANPTFKKIYEDQLAFKKDAYLWMQLSEYTYDTFMMIQQRAGKL from the coding sequence ATGGATCGTCGTTCATTTATCCGCAATGCGGGCGCAGCAGGAGCAGGCGCGGTTGCGGCATCGGCACTTGCGGCACCGGCGATTGCCGAGGAAAATCCGAAGATTTCCTGGCGCATGACCTCCTCCTTTCCGAAAAGCCTCGATACGATTTTCGGCGGGGCGGAAGACATTGCAAAGCATGTATCCGATGCAACCGGCGGCAATTTCACCATCCAGGTCTTTGCGGCGGGCGAAATCGTTCCGGGTCTGCAGGCCATTGATGCCGTGACCGCCAACACGGTCGAAATGGCCCATACCGCCAACTATTATTACTGGGGCAAGGACCCGTCCTACGCGCTCGCCACCGCCATCCCCTTCGGCCTCAATGCACGGCTGCAGAATGCCTGGTTCTATCAGGGCAATGGCAATAGCCTGATGAACGAATTCTTCGCGACCCAGGGCCTCTATGGCCTGCCTGCCGGCAATACCGGCGCCCAGATGGGGGGATGGTTCCGCAAGGAAATCAACACCGTCGACGATCTCAAGGGCCTGAAGATGCGCATCGGCGGCATGGCCGGCAAGATCATGCAGAAGATGGGCGTCGTGCCGCAGCAGATCGCCGGCGGCGACATCTATCCGGCACTGGAAAAGGGTGCCATCGATGCCTGCGAATGGGTTGGCCCCTATGACGACCAGAAGCTCGGCTTCCAGAAGGTCGCCAAATACTACTACTATCCCGGCTGGTGGGAAGGTGGCCCGGTGCTGCATGCCATGGTCAATCTCGACAAGTGGAACAGCCTGCCGAAACAGTATCAGGCGGTGCTGACAGATGCCTGCGCCTATGCCAATACCAACATGCTGGCGCGCTATGACATGAAGAACCCGGCGGCCCTGAAGCAGCTGGTTGCCGATGGCGCGATGCTGCGGCCCTTCAGTCAGGAGATCCTTGAAGCCTGCTATGCGGCCTCGCTCGAAACCTATGCCGAGATCTCCGCCGCCAACCCGACCTTCAAGAAGATCTATGAAGACCAGCTGGCCTTCAAGAAGGACGCCTATCTCTGGATGCAGCTGTCGGAATATACCTATGATACATTCATGATGATCCAGCAGCGCGCCGGAAAGCTCTGA
- a CDS encoding gamma-glutamyl-gamma-aminobutyrate hydrolase family protein, which translates to MSKPIVAVPADIRAFDGTDWHSVQVQYINALVKVADAMAFIIPALEQGNDIDALLDRVDGVMVTGSATNVHPSLYGAEARVEDGPFDPARDATTLPLIRRAVERGIPLLCICRGIQEMNVALGGSLASEIQEQPGIWDHRKPVTPSRDVMYAIRQPVYIKEGSCIARALGTGEIQVNSLHRQAISAIAPRLQVEATAEDGTIEAVSVIDAKGYAVGVQWHPEYWAETDTPSRRLFEDFGRAVRAHVAARSKEFV; encoded by the coding sequence ATGTCCAAACCCATCGTCGCCGTCCCTGCGGATATTCGCGCATTTGACGGCACGGACTGGCATAGCGTTCAGGTGCAATATATCAACGCCCTGGTGAAGGTGGCCGATGCCATGGCCTTCATCATTCCGGCGCTCGAACAGGGCAATGACATCGACGCATTGCTCGACCGGGTGGATGGCGTGATGGTGACGGGGTCGGCGACAAATGTGCATCCTTCGCTCTACGGGGCCGAAGCCCGGGTCGAGGATGGCCCCTTCGATCCTGCCCGCGATGCAACCACCCTGCCGCTGATCCGCCGGGCTGTGGAACGTGGCATTCCGCTGCTCTGCATCTGCCGAGGCATCCAGGAAATGAACGTGGCGCTCGGCGGCTCGCTCGCCTCGGAAATTCAGGAACAGCCCGGCATCTGGGATCACCGCAAGCCCGTCACCCCGTCGCGGGACGTGATGTATGCGATCCGCCAGCCTGTTTACATCAAGGAAGGCAGCTGCATCGCCCGGGCGCTCGGCACCGGCGAAATCCAGGTGAACTCGCTGCACCGCCAGGCGATTTCGGCCATCGCGCCGCGCCTGCAGGTCGAGGCGACCGCCGAGGACGGCACCATCGAGGCCGTCTCGGTGATCGATGCCAAAGGCTATGCGGTCGGCGTGCAGTGGCATCCGGAATACTGGGCGGAGACCGACACGCCATCGCGGCGGCTGTTTGAGGATTTCGGCCGGGCCGTGCGCGCCCATGTCGCCGCCCGCAGCAAGGAATTTGTCTGA
- a CDS encoding LacI family DNA-binding transcriptional regulator, whose protein sequence is MAQKVKLSTIAESLGISTATVSLALRDSPLVAGTTRDRIKDQARALGYIYNRRAASLRTSRSGIVGVVVHDIMNPFYGEILKAIESELDRSRHTFILSNHYDSVDKQRTFIETLLQLGGDGLIVSPAIGTPPEDLRLSEENGMPAILIARSMEGVDMPTFRGDDSYGISLATNHLIGLGHRCIAMIGGTDQTSTGRDRYQGYVNALRKAGIEVDPELRIPGPRSKQGGFEAAVHFLSLQQKPTAAVCWNDLVAIGLMNGIARAGLVPGQDISVTGYDDLEEASIATPALTTVWNGQAEVGRMAARALLDRLDGSHEPDGIHLIKPEMRIRQSTGPIRR, encoded by the coding sequence ATGGCCCAGAAAGTCAAACTGTCGACCATTGCGGAATCGCTCGGGATTTCGACGGCCACGGTGTCGCTGGCCCTGCGCGACAGTCCGCTGGTGGCGGGCACCACCCGCGACCGGATCAAGGATCAGGCCCGCGCCCTCGGCTATATCTACAATCGCCGCGCGGCCAGCCTGCGCACCTCGCGCTCCGGCATTGTCGGTGTCGTCGTGCATGACATCATGAACCCCTTCTACGGGGAAATCCTGAAGGCCATCGAAAGCGAGCTCGACCGCAGCCGCCACACCTTCATCCTGTCCAATCACTATGATTCCGTCGACAAGCAGCGCACCTTCATCGAAACCCTGCTGCAGCTTGGCGGCGACGGGCTGATCGTCTCGCCGGCCATCGGCACGCCGCCGGAAGACCTGCGCCTTTCGGAAGAAAACGGCATGCCGGCCATTCTGATCGCCCGCTCGATGGAAGGTGTCGACATGCCGACCTTTCGCGGTGATGACAGCTACGGCATCTCGCTGGCCACCAATCACCTGATCGGCCTTGGCCATCGCTGCATCGCGATGATCGGCGGCACCGACCAGACCTCGACCGGGCGCGACCGCTATCAGGGCTATGTCAATGCGCTGCGCAAGGCGGGGATAGAGGTCGATCCGGAACTGCGCATCCCCGGCCCCCGTTCCAAGCAGGGCGGCTTCGAGGCGGCGGTGCATTTCCTCTCCCTGCAGCAAAAGCCGACCGCCGCCGTCTGCTGGAACGACCTCGTCGCCATCGGGTTGATGAACGGCATTGCCCGCGCCGGTCTGGTCCCCGGTCAGGATATCTCGGTCACCGGCTATGACGATCTGGAGGAGGCCTCGATTGCCACGCCGGCGCTGACCACGGTGTGGAACGGCCAGGCGGAAGTCGGACGGATGGCGGCCCGCGCGCTGCTCGACCGGCTCGATGGCAGCCACGAGCCGGATGGCATTCACCTGATCAAGCCGGAAATGCGCATCCGCCAGTCGACCGGCCCGATCCGCCGCTGA
- a CDS encoding MarR family transcriptional regulator, producing MGKKKDDRKKKDAREKLPLDTVVAELPQAITQAARSMRTALSRNLLDAGLYAGQDGVMRALAGEDGLTPGGLAQRLGVKAPTMTRTVGRMEQQGFVERRADDEDQRLTKVYLTETGRNSLEAIGQSVDQCAAQALSGFSGKEMRSLLKLLKALDENLKNGDASTTVSVFPDDEN from the coding sequence GTGGGCAAGAAAAAAGACGACAGGAAAAAGAAGGACGCCAGGGAGAAATTGCCGCTGGACACAGTTGTCGCCGAATTGCCGCAGGCGATCACCCAGGCGGCACGCTCGATGCGCACGGCCCTGTCGCGCAACCTGCTCGATGCCGGTCTCTATGCCGGACAGGATGGCGTGATGCGGGCGCTGGCGGGAGAGGATGGGCTCACCCCCGGCGGCCTTGCGCAACGGCTAGGCGTCAAGGCCCCGACCATGACCCGCACCGTCGGCCGCATGGAGCAGCAGGGCTTTGTCGAGCGGCGTGCCGATGATGAGGACCAGCGCTTGACCAAGGTCTACCTGACAGAGACCGGACGCAACAGCCTTGAGGCAATCGGCCAGTCTGTCGATCAGTGCGCCGCCCAGGCGCTCTCCGGCTTCAGCGGCAAGGAAATGCGCAGCCTCCTCAAACTTTTGAAGGCGCTGGATGAAAATTTGAAAAATGGGGACGCATCCACGACAGTGTCTGTCTTCCCGGACGATGAAAACTAA
- a CDS encoding creatininase family protein, which translates to MPSRNQTRPTIALLPLGAHEQHGPHLPFETDSLIAEGIAERLLRQLPRELAVRVLPVETVGYSIEHMDVAGTRTLDYAEAVERWLSIARTLQAEGIGKLVLLNAHGGNSPLLTIVATEARIRFNMLVVATSWTRFGIPEDIIRPEDKAIDIHAGDIETSVMLALHPDRVRMDLARNFPSRQSEFERRFTHLRAYGPHAFGWKMSDLNPDGAAGNAAAATAEKGERLIAQAVGGLTALLRDVDAFDIHQFS; encoded by the coding sequence TTGCCCTCCCGGAACCAGACCCGACCAACCATCGCCCTGCTGCCGCTCGGTGCCCACGAACAGCATGGGCCTCACCTGCCCTTCGAGACGGACAGCCTGATTGCGGAAGGGATTGCCGAACGCCTTCTGAGACAGCTGCCCCGGGAGCTTGCGGTGCGCGTCCTGCCGGTCGAGACCGTCGGCTATTCCATCGAGCATATGGATGTCGCGGGAACACGGACGCTGGACTATGCCGAGGCTGTCGAGCGCTGGCTTTCGATCGCCAGGACGCTGCAGGCTGAAGGCATCGGCAAGCTGGTGCTCCTGAATGCCCATGGTGGCAATTCGCCGCTGCTGACCATCGTGGCGACGGAGGCGCGGATACGTTTCAACATGCTGGTGGTTGCCACCAGCTGGACCCGCTTCGGGATTCCCGAAGACATCATCCGCCCCGAAGACAAGGCCATCGACATCCATGCCGGCGACATCGAGACATCGGTGATGCTGGCGCTGCATCCGGACCGGGTGCGAATGGATCTCGCCCGCAACTTCCCCTCGCGCCAAAGCGAGTTCGAACGCCGCTTCACCCATCTGCGCGCCTATGGCCCGCATGCCTTCGGCTGGAAAATGTCCGACCTCAACCCGGATGGCGCGGCGGGCAATGCCGCCGCAGCCACAGCCGAAAAAGGCGAAAGGCTGATTGCCCAAGCCGTCGGGGGCCTGACGGCGCTGCTGCGGGATGTGGACGCCTTCGACATCCACCAGTTTAGCTGA
- a CDS encoding helix-turn-helix domain-containing protein, translating into MTSSPQAPPDDRSLAFNVYSENCPTRLVIDRLGDKWAILILNRLAGGTMRFNRLRRDIEGISQKVLSQVLKKLERDGLVSRTAYPTVPVTVEYAITPLGQTLASTVAEITRWAEANMPLILDAQRQYDQAN; encoded by the coding sequence AGGTCGCTGGCGTTCAATGTCTATTCGGAAAATTGCCCGACCCGGCTTGTCATCGACAGGCTCGGTGACAAATGGGCGATCCTCATCCTCAACCGGCTGGCTGGCGGCACGATGCGGTTCAACCGGCTGCGTCGCGACATCGAGGGGATTTCCCAGAAGGTTCTCTCCCAGGTTCTGAAAAAGCTGGAGCGGGACGGACTTGTCAGCCGCACGGCCTATCCGACGGTGCCGGTCACCGTTGAATATGCAATCACGCCGCTGGGGCAAACGCTGGCCTCGACGGTGGCCGAAATCACCCGGTGGGCAGAGGCAAACATGCCGCTCATCCTCGATGCCCAGCGCCAGTACGATCAGGCAAACTGA